Proteins encoded by one window of Ulvibacter sp. MAR_2010_11:
- a CDS encoding YdeI/OmpD-associated family protein, translated as MNLLTSDRFEVTLVGTHGLIIPEAVADFFVEKGHTRVQLKAFFKDAQISFHGALHKYEGNYMVSFGKRYQKELGVFANDYFELQLIENTTKYGVEMPEELSAVLESDPEASELFDRFTDGKKRSLIYYILRFKNSQTRIDKALLISENIKRGITDQQELVKQP; from the coding sequence ATGAACCTTTTAACTTCCGATCGTTTTGAAGTCACCCTTGTTGGAACACACGGGTTAATTATTCCGGAAGCAGTCGCAGATTTCTTTGTTGAGAAAGGTCACACCCGGGTGCAATTAAAGGCCTTTTTTAAGGATGCACAAATATCTTTTCACGGCGCTTTACACAAATACGAGGGTAATTATATGGTGAGCTTCGGAAAAAGATATCAAAAAGAATTAGGAGTGTTTGCGAACGACTATTTCGAACTACAGCTTATTGAAAACACAACAAAGTATGGCGTGGAAATGCCGGAAGAGCTTTCGGCTGTGTTAGAAAGTGATCCTGAAGCATCGGAACTATTTGACCGTTTTACAGATGGAAAAAAGAGATCATTAATTTATTACATCCTACGGTTTAAGAACTCCCAAACCAGAATTGACAAGGCATTACTAATTTCAGAAAATATAAAACGCGGCATCACCGATCAGCAAGAACTGGTGAAACAACCGTAA
- a CDS encoding bifunctional alpha/beta hydrolase/OsmC family protein, whose amino-acid sequence MKQQKVTFKNKEGQMLSGILELPADSLPHNFALFAHCFTCTKNLIAVKNISRALTASGIGVLRFDFTGLGESEGDFADTNFSGNVEDLVAAANYLSEFFKAPTLLVGHSLGGAAVLFAAAEIASVKAVVTIGAPSDPEHVQRLLKSDLPEIQQKGIAEVNVGGRSFTIKKQFLDDLQSQSLGLVIKDLRKAILILHSPQDTIVGIKNAEEIYIAAHHPKSFVSLDGADHLLSKKEDSLYAGNVIAGWASRYIEIPKTTTVNTQHDVVASLNMENGFTTQMKVGSHYMTADEPESVGGNNFGPNPYEFVSAGLSACTAMTLQMYAKRKKWDLQHVEVHTSYAKEYAHDCEACDDPSAKIDTFKREISVEGDLDDTQLKKLLEIADKCPVHKTLHSETQIITKLL is encoded by the coding sequence ATGAAACAGCAAAAGGTAACATTTAAAAACAAGGAAGGTCAAATGCTTTCGGGAATTCTAGAACTACCCGCTGACAGCCTTCCACATAACTTTGCGCTTTTTGCGCACTGCTTTACCTGTACTAAAAATCTAATCGCCGTAAAAAACATTAGCCGAGCCCTAACCGCATCAGGTATTGGAGTACTTCGTTTCGATTTTACGGGTTTGGGCGAAAGTGAAGGGGATTTTGCCGATACTAACTTTTCGGGCAATGTGGAAGATTTAGTCGCTGCAGCCAACTATTTATCCGAATTTTTTAAGGCTCCTACCCTACTTGTGGGACATTCGCTGGGTGGCGCTGCCGTTTTGTTTGCGGCAGCCGAAATTGCTTCGGTCAAAGCTGTCGTCACTATTGGTGCTCCCAGTGATCCTGAACACGTACAACGCCTGTTGAAATCGGATTTACCCGAAATTCAGCAAAAAGGAATTGCCGAGGTAAATGTTGGAGGAAGAAGTTTTACAATTAAGAAACAATTTTTGGACGATTTACAATCCCAATCATTAGGTCTGGTGATAAAAGATCTTCGAAAAGCAATATTAATTTTACACTCACCTCAGGATACCATTGTGGGAATTAAAAATGCCGAAGAAATTTATATCGCTGCCCACCATCCAAAAAGCTTTGTATCACTTGACGGGGCAGATCATTTGCTCTCTAAAAAGGAAGATTCTCTGTATGCAGGTAACGTAATTGCAGGTTGGGCGTCTCGATATATCGAAATTCCAAAAACCACAACGGTAAACACACAACATGATGTAGTTGCGAGTTTAAACATGGAAAACGGATTTACAACTCAAATGAAGGTAGGTAGTCATTATATGACAGCCGATGAACCTGAGAGTGTAGGCGGAAATAACTTCGGGCCCAATCCGTATGAATTTGTTTCTGCGGGATTGTCTGCCTGTACTGCTATGACGCTTCAGATGTATGCAAAACGGAAAAAATGGGATCTCCAGCATGTAGAAGTCCATACCAGTTATGCCAAAGAATATGCCCATGATTGTGAAGCATGTGATGACCCTTCAGCTAAAATAGACACGTTTAAGCGCGAAATTAGTGTTGAAGGTGATCTGGATGATACACAATTAAAAAAACTGCTTGAAATAGCCGATAAATGTCCTGTGCACAAAACTTTGCACAGCGAGACCCAGATAATTACGAAACTATTATAA
- a CDS encoding DUF2490 domain-containing protein translates to MLKQFVFLCIILISGMTRSIAQDSGEGHLGAWYILTGTHTLSDKLSMYTEIQCNLYEVTSNFEQFWALTSLDYHFLENAQASIGYGYFNGDSSFTDTQEEENTRENRVFEQFTHTGKLGKFTLQNRYRLEHRFIEKPLQSLTEHRIRGRLQITYPINDNWFLQGFDEVFINLQEPIFNQNRLTGTLGYKCSQNIKIQVGYMKIHFTGRSYDRLQLVLNINTDLRKKAIEKG, encoded by the coding sequence ATGCTGAAACAATTTGTTTTTCTTTGCATAATCCTTATTAGCGGAATGACCAGGAGTATCGCTCAAGATTCGGGAGAAGGACATTTGGGAGCCTGGTATATTTTAACGGGTACACATACCTTAAGTGATAAACTGAGTATGTATACCGAAATCCAGTGTAACTTATATGAAGTAACCTCCAACTTTGAACAATTTTGGGCCCTAACGTCTTTAGATTATCATTTTCTAGAAAATGCCCAAGCCAGTATTGGCTATGGGTACTTTAATGGCGACTCTTCTTTCACCGATACTCAGGAAGAAGAAAATACTCGTGAAAATAGGGTCTTTGAACAATTTACACATACTGGCAAATTAGGGAAGTTTACTTTGCAAAATCGCTATCGGTTAGAGCATCGATTTATCGAAAAACCCTTGCAGAGCCTCACTGAACACAGAATAAGAGGTCGCTTACAAATAACGTATCCCATAAATGATAATTGGTTTTTACAAGGGTTCGATGAGGTATTTATTAATCTGCAAGAACCCATTTTTAATCAAAATAGATTAACCGGTACTTTGGGATATAAATGTTCTCAAAACATAAAAATTCAGGTCGGATATATGAAAATACATTTTACAGGACGCAGTTATGACCGTTTACAGTTAGTTTTAAATATCAATACCGACTTACGAAAGAAAGCGATAGAAAAGGGATAA